A window of Chryseobacterium shandongense genomic DNA:
GATATTTTACCTTCTTTTTTAAGCCGGTTCAGTTTATGGGTGAGAAGAATGACAATTTCACTGGGACCGTGGTGCTTGATGTATTCTTCAATCTCAGAATAATCTTCATCCAGAGCCAGTCTTGTAGATTCTTTTGAAAGGTGTTTTGCCAGAAAATGCGGAAAAAATTTCAGGTATCTGGCAATTTGATCGGTATTTTTCCGGTCGTCGGCAAGAATCGTATTGATCTTAATGGCAAAGTTTCTTGAATCATTAACAAGCTTTCCCCAAAGCTTTCTTCCTTCCCACCATCTGTCATAGGCAGTATTTGTTCTGAAAACTAAGAGCAGAGAAAGCACAAATCCCAAAAGAGAATGAATCATACTCACATTGCTGATAGGTGATTTCGAAGAAAGATGAAGGTGCTCCACCTCTAGATATTGAATTCCCCAAGAATATAATCCTATCAGAACCATAGTCGGAAAAAGAATTTTCAGGGTATCGCTTTTATGAAG
This region includes:
- a CDS encoding bestrophin family protein, whose amino-acid sequence is MRVYNTKHFLKILFSLHKSDTLKILFPTMVLIGLYSWGIQYLEVEHLHLSSKSPISNVSMIHSLLGFVLSLLLVFRTNTAYDRWWEGRKLWGKLVNDSRNFAIKINTILADDRKNTDQIARYLKFFPHFLAKHLSKESTRLALDEDYSEIEEYIKHHGPSEIVILLTHKLNRLKKEGKISDIEMLYLDTQLSGFLDVCGGCERIKNTPIPYSYSSFVKKFIILYVLALPVAYVISIGLFMIPLTVFVYYVLMSLEMIAEEIEDPFNNDENDIPMETIAQNIERSVHQIMCSEK